Proteins from one Pseudomonas grandcourensis genomic window:
- a CDS encoding 3-carboxy-cis,cis-muconate cycloisomerase, whose product MNQRPGNQLFDAYFTARDMREVFCDQGRVQAMLDFEAALARAEARVGMIPSSAVAPIEAACSAGLYDFAALGEAIATAGNSAIPLVKALGKQIAACDAEAERYVHLGATSQDVMDSGLVLQLRRALELIENDLAQLGQILATQAQRYATTPLAGRTWLQHATPVTLGMKIAGWLGAVTRSRQRLLELKPRLLVLQFGGASGTLAALGEQAMPIAQALSEELQLTLPDQPWHTQRDRVVEFGAVFGLIAGSLGKFGRDISLLMQTEAAEVFEPSSPGKGGSSTMPHKRNPVGAAVLIGAATRVPGLLSTLFSAMPQEHERSLGLWHAEWETLPEICCLVSGSLQQALLIAQGLEVDAERMARNLDLTQGLVLAEAVSIVLAQRVGRDTAHHLLEQCCKRAVAEQRHLRAVLGDEPQVTAELSAAELDHLLDPAHYLGQAKTWVERAVAEHSALTA is encoded by the coding sequence ATGAACCAGCGACCGGGCAATCAATTGTTCGATGCCTATTTCACTGCCCGCGATATGCGTGAGGTGTTCTGCGATCAGGGCCGGGTCCAGGCCATGCTCGATTTCGAAGCGGCACTGGCCCGGGCCGAAGCGCGGGTCGGAATGATTCCGTCGAGTGCTGTCGCACCGATTGAAGCGGCTTGCAGCGCCGGGCTTTACGACTTTGCGGCGTTGGGCGAGGCGATTGCCACGGCGGGTAACTCGGCGATTCCGTTGGTCAAGGCGCTGGGTAAACAGATCGCGGCCTGCGATGCCGAGGCCGAACGCTATGTGCATCTGGGTGCGACCAGCCAGGACGTGATGGACAGCGGCCTGGTGCTGCAACTGCGTCGTGCGTTGGAACTGATTGAAAACGATCTGGCGCAGTTGGGGCAGATTCTGGCGACTCAGGCTCAGCGTTATGCAACCACGCCGTTGGCGGGGCGCACGTGGTTGCAACACGCGACACCGGTCACTCTCGGCATGAAAATCGCTGGTTGGTTGGGGGCGGTGACCCGCAGCCGTCAGCGTTTGCTGGAACTCAAACCGCGTCTTTTGGTGCTGCAATTCGGCGGTGCTTCCGGAACCCTCGCAGCACTGGGCGAGCAGGCGATGCCGATTGCCCAGGCACTATCTGAAGAACTGCAACTGACCTTGCCCGATCAGCCGTGGCACACCCAGCGCGATCGCGTGGTGGAGTTCGGCGCTGTGTTTGGCCTGATCGCCGGCAGTCTCGGCAAGTTCGGGCGTGATATCAGCCTGTTGATGCAAACCGAGGCCGCCGAAGTGTTCGAACCTTCGTCGCCGGGCAAGGGCGGTTCTTCGACCATGCCGCACAAACGCAATCCTGTAGGCGCGGCGGTGTTGATCGGCGCGGCGACGCGTGTGCCGGGTCTGCTGTCGACGCTGTTCAGCGCCATGCCTCAGGAACACGAACGCAGCCTCGGCCTGTGGCATGCCGAGTGGGAAACCCTGCCGGAGATTTGCTGCCTGGTGTCCGGCAGTCTGCAGCAAGCGCTGTTGATCGCCCAAGGACTGGAAGTGGATGCCGAGCGCATGGCTCGCAATCTCGATTTGACCCAGGGCCTGGTGCTCGCCGAAGCGGTGAGCATCGTCCTCGCGCAACGGGTAGGGCGCGATACCGCGCACCACCTGCTGGAGCAATGCTGCAAACGCGCCGTGGCCGAACAACGTCACCTGCGTGCGGTCCTCGGTGACGAACCGCAAGTGACCGCCGAGCTGTCGGCCGCCGAACTCGATCATCTGCTGGACCCCGCCCACTATCTCGGTCAGGCCAAAACCTGGGTCGAGCGGGCGGTGGCTGAACATTCTGCATTGACTGCCTGA
- the pcaD gene encoding 3-oxoadipate enol-lactonase — MAFVQLAEGELHYQLDGPVDAPVLVLSNSLGTDLHMWDAQIPAFSEHFRVLRFDTRGHGQSLVTPGPYSIEQLGRDVLALLDALHIERAHFCGLSMGGLIGQWLGINAGERLNKLIVCNTAAKIGDPSIWDPRIEMVLRDGQAAMIALRDASIARWFTPDFSEANPAAAKQITDMLATTSPEGYAANCAAVCDADFRDQLSLIKAPLLVVAGTEDAVTPPSGGHFIQEHVPGAEYAEFYAAHLSNVQAGSAFSERVLAFLSAD, encoded by the coding sequence GTGGCTTTTGTACAACTCGCCGAGGGCGAACTGCATTACCAACTCGATGGACCGGTCGATGCGCCGGTGCTGGTGCTGTCCAACTCCCTGGGCACGGACTTGCACATGTGGGACGCGCAAATCCCGGCGTTCTCCGAGCATTTTCGTGTGTTGCGTTTTGATACCCGTGGTCACGGCCAATCGCTGGTGACGCCGGGCCCGTACAGCATCGAGCAACTGGGCCGCGACGTGCTGGCGCTGCTGGATGCCTTGCACATCGAACGCGCGCATTTCTGCGGCTTGTCCATGGGCGGGCTGATTGGGCAGTGGCTGGGTATCAATGCCGGCGAGCGCCTGAACAAACTGATCGTGTGCAACACCGCAGCGAAAATCGGCGATCCATCGATATGGGATCCGCGCATTGAGATGGTGCTGCGCGATGGTCAGGCGGCCATGATTGCCCTGCGCGATGCGTCGATTGCCCGCTGGTTCACCCCGGACTTCTCCGAAGCCAACCCGGCGGCGGCCAAGCAGATTACCGACATGCTCGCGACCACTTCGCCGGAAGGCTATGCGGCCAACTGCGCGGCGGTGTGCGATGCCGATTTCCGTGATCAGTTGTCGTTGATCAAGGCGCCGCTGCTGGTGGTTGCCGGTACTGAAGATGCTGTGACGCCGCCGTCCGGCGGGCATTTCATTCAGGAACATGTGCCGGGCGCCGAGTACGCCGAGTTCTATGCCGCGCATTTGTCCAACGTCCAGGCCGGCAGCGCGTTCAGCGAGCGGGTACTGGCGTTTCTGTCGGCTGATTGA
- the pcaC gene encoding 4-carboxymuconolactone decarboxylase: protein MDEKQRYDEGMKVRRAVLGDAHVDRSLTTLTEFNSEFQEMITRHAWGDIWTRPGLPRHTRSLITIAMLIGMNREGELKLHLRAAANNGVSRGEIKEVIMQSAIYCGIPAANATFHLAESVWDELGVESRE, encoded by the coding sequence GTGGATGAGAAACAACGTTACGACGAGGGGATGAAAGTCCGTCGCGCGGTCCTCGGCGACGCTCACGTCGACCGCAGCCTGACCACCCTGACCGAGTTCAACTCGGAGTTTCAGGAAATGATCACCCGTCACGCCTGGGGGGACATCTGGACCCGCCCGGGCCTGCCACGTCATACCCGCAGCCTGATCACCATCGCCATGCTGATCGGCATGAACCGCGAGGGCGAACTCAAACTGCACCTGCGCGCCGCCGCCAACAATGGCGTCAGCCGTGGCGAGATCAAGGAAGTGATCATGCAGAGTGCAATCTACTGCGGGATTCCGGCGGCCAATGCGACGTTCCACCTGGCCGAGTCGGTGTGGGATGAGTTGGGGGTTGAATCGCGGGAGTAA
- a CDS encoding OprD family porin yields the protein MTSSTAQYFVPSLIAAALASAALPAYAEELGFVEGAKVNLNLRNFYINRNFTNPTKAQGKAEEWTQSFILDAKSGFTQGTVGFGMDVLGLYSVKLDGGKGTGGTQLLPLDHDGRPADNFGRTNVAFKAKLSQTEVKVGEWMPVLPILRSDDGRSLPQTFRGGQITSKEINGLTLYGGQFRQNSPRDDSSMDDMSMTGKAAFTSDRFNFQGGEYVFNDKRTQIGLWNAELKDIYSQQFINLIHSQPLGDWTLGANLGYFYGKDDGSARAGELDNKTLYGLFSAKYDGNTFYVGLQKLTGDNAWMRVNGTSGGTLANDSYNSSYDNAQEKSWQVRHDYNFATVGVPGLTLMNRYISGDNVHTGSITDGKEWGRESELGYTVQSGALKDLNLKWRNSTMRRDYSNNEFDENRLIISYPISLL from the coding sequence ATGACGTCTTCCACCGCGCAGTATTTCGTTCCTAGCCTGATCGCCGCCGCTCTGGCAAGTGCCGCCCTGCCTGCCTACGCCGAGGAGTTGGGTTTTGTCGAAGGGGCCAAGGTCAACCTTAACCTGCGCAACTTCTACATCAACCGCAACTTCACCAACCCGACCAAGGCCCAGGGCAAGGCTGAAGAGTGGACGCAGAGTTTCATTCTCGACGCCAAGTCCGGGTTCACCCAGGGCACCGTTGGGTTCGGTATGGATGTGCTCGGTTTGTACTCGGTGAAGCTCGACGGCGGCAAAGGCACCGGCGGCACGCAACTGCTGCCACTGGATCACGACGGTCGCCCGGCGGATAACTTCGGGCGCACCAACGTGGCGTTCAAGGCCAAGCTGTCACAGACCGAAGTCAAAGTCGGCGAGTGGATGCCGGTGCTGCCTATCCTGCGTTCGGACGACGGTCGTTCGCTGCCGCAAACCTTCCGGGGTGGCCAGATCACCTCGAAGGAGATCAATGGCCTGACGCTCTACGGCGGCCAGTTCCGCCAGAACAGCCCACGGGACGACAGCAGCATGGACGACATGTCGATGACCGGCAAAGCGGCGTTCACCTCGGACCGTTTCAACTTCCAGGGCGGCGAGTACGTGTTCAACGACAAGCGCACCCAGATTGGTCTGTGGAACGCCGAGCTCAAGGACATCTACAGCCAGCAATTCATCAATCTGATCCACAGCCAGCCGCTTGGCGACTGGACCCTGGGTGCCAACCTGGGCTACTTCTACGGCAAGGATGACGGCAGCGCCCGGGCCGGCGAGCTGGACAACAAGACCCTGTACGGTTTGTTCTCGGCCAAGTACGACGGCAACACCTTCTACGTCGGGCTGCAGAAACTCACCGGAGACAACGCCTGGATGCGGGTCAACGGCACCAGCGGCGGGACACTGGCCAACGACAGCTACAACTCCAGCTACGACAATGCCCAGGAGAAATCCTGGCAAGTACGTCACGACTACAACTTCGCCACCGTGGGCGTACCGGGCCTGACCCTGATGAACCGCTACATCAGCGGCGACAATGTGCACACCGGCAGCATCACCGATGGCAAGGAATGGGGACGTGAATCGGAACTGGGCTACACCGTGCAAAGCGGTGCGCTGAAAGACCTGAACCTGAAATGGCGCAACTCGACCATGCGCCGGGATTACAGCAACAACGAGTTCGATGAGAACCGCTTGATCATCAGCTATCCGATCAGCCTGCTGTAA
- the emhC gene encoding efflux RND transporter outer membrane subunit EmhC, which translates to MSKSLLSLAVAAFVLGGCSLIPDYQQPKAPVAGQYPQGLAYSPAQAPAQAAAEQGWKQFFHDPALQQLIQVALENNRDLRVAALNIDAFAAQYRISRADLFPAVSANGTGSRQRVPENSSQTGQSGIVSSYSATVGVSAYELDLFGRVRSLNEEALQKYFATEEGRRSTQISLVASVANAYLTWQADKELYKLTQDTLAAFEESYKLTARSNEVGVASALDLAQSRTSVENARAQLAKYTRQVAQDENILVLLLGTGIPANLQAAKPLDDDLLSDVPAGLPSDLLHRRPDVLQAEYNLKAANANIGAARAAFFPSISLTANAGTLSPDLSGLFKGGSGTWLFQPQINLPIFNAGALSASLDYSKIQKDIGVANYEKSIQTAFQEVADGLAARQTYVQQLQAQKDFVSANQEYYRLAERRYRIGVDSNLTFLDAQRQLFSAQQVLITDRLAQLVSQVNLYKALGGGWNEQTAKNEPLKEEAPKMKLF; encoded by the coding sequence ATGAGCAAGTCGCTACTCTCCCTGGCAGTCGCCGCCTTCGTACTCGGTGGCTGCTCGCTGATACCTGATTATCAGCAGCCCAAAGCACCGGTGGCGGGCCAGTACCCGCAGGGCCTGGCGTACTCGCCGGCCCAGGCACCGGCGCAAGCGGCTGCCGAGCAGGGCTGGAAGCAGTTTTTCCATGACCCGGCACTGCAACAGCTGATCCAGGTGGCCCTGGAAAACAACCGTGACCTGCGTGTCGCGGCCCTGAACATCGATGCGTTTGCGGCTCAATACCGCATCTCCCGTGCCGATCTGTTCCCGGCCGTCTCGGCCAACGGCACCGGCAGCCGTCAGCGGGTTCCGGAAAACTCCTCGCAAACAGGTCAGTCGGGCATCGTCAGTTCCTACTCGGCCACGGTCGGGGTCAGCGCCTATGAACTCGACCTGTTCGGTCGGGTTCGCAGCCTGAACGAAGAAGCGCTGCAGAAGTACTTCGCCACTGAAGAAGGCCGCCGCAGCACACAGATCAGCCTGGTGGCCAGCGTGGCCAATGCCTACCTGACCTGGCAGGCCGACAAGGAACTGTACAAGCTGACCCAGGACACCCTGGCCGCCTTCGAGGAGAGCTACAAGCTCACCGCCCGCAGCAATGAAGTCGGCGTCGCCTCGGCCCTGGACCTGGCGCAGTCGCGTACCTCGGTGGAAAACGCCCGTGCGCAACTGGCCAAGTACACCCGTCAGGTCGCCCAGGACGAGAACATCCTGGTGCTGCTGCTCGGCACCGGTATCCCGGCCAACCTGCAAGCAGCCAAACCGCTCGACGACGATTTGTTGAGTGACGTGCCAGCGGGTCTGCCCTCTGACTTGCTGCACCGTCGACCGGACGTACTTCAGGCCGAGTACAACCTGAAGGCCGCCAACGCCAACATCGGCGCGGCGCGGGCTGCGTTCTTCCCGAGCATCAGCCTCACGGCCAATGCGGGTACCCTGAGCCCGGACCTGTCCGGTCTGTTCAAGGGTGGTTCGGGCACCTGGTTGTTCCAGCCGCAGATCAACCTGCCGATCTTCAACGCCGGCGCCCTGAGCGCCAGCCTGGATTACTCGAAAATCCAGAAAGACATCGGCGTGGCGAACTACGAGAAGTCCATTCAAACGGCCTTCCAGGAAGTCGCCGACGGCCTGGCCGCCCGCCAGACCTACGTCCAGCAGTTGCAGGCACAGAAAGATTTCGTCAGTGCCAACCAGGAGTACTACCGCCTGGCCGAGCGTCGTTACCGTATCGGTGTCGACAGCAACCTGACCTTCCTCGATGCCCAGCGTCAGCTGTTCAGTGCGCAGCAGGTGCTGATCACCGACCGTCTGGCGCAGTTGGTCAGCCAGGTCAACCTGTACAAGGCCCTGGGTGGTGGCTGGAACGAACAGACGGCGAAGAACGAGCCGTTGAAGGAAGAAGCGCCGAAGATGAAGTTGTTCTGA